The following coding sequences lie in one Pseudorasbora parva isolate DD20220531a chromosome 18, ASM2467924v1, whole genome shotgun sequence genomic window:
- the rab24 gene encoding ras-related protein Rab-24 encodes MTAMRVDAKVVMLGKESVGKTSLVERYVHRRFLVGPYQNTIGAAFVAKALNVNDKVITLGIWDTAGSERYEAMSRIYYRGARAAVVCYDLTDSSSFKRARFWVKELQNCEEHCKIYLCGTKSDLIEADRSVRQVDYHDVQDFADEIGAQHFETSSKTGKNVDEVFQKVAEDFSSCALEFMQEEKGVDLGQKKDSYFDNCCHN; translated from the exons CTTGGCAAGGAGAGTGTAGGTAAAACCAGCCTTGTGGAGAGATACGTACATCGCCGCTTTCTTGTGGGACCTTATCAAAAT ACTATAGGGGCTGCGTTTGTTGCAAAAGCCCTCAATGTCAATGACAAAGTGATTACGCTGGGAATATGG GACACTGCTGGGTCTGAACGTTATGAGGCCATGAGCAGAATCTATTACAGAGGAGCCCGTGCTGCCGTTGTCTGCTATG atttgactgacagcagcAGTTTTAAAAGGGCCAGGTTCTGGGTGAAGGAGTTACAGAACTGTGAAGAG CACTGCAAGATATATTTGTGTGGTACCAAGAGTGACCTCATCGAAGCCGATCGAAGTGTGCGGCAAGTAGACTACCATGATGTTCAAGACTTTGCAGATG AAATAGGTGCCCAACATTTCGAAACCTCCAGCAAAACAGGAAAAAATGTTG ATGAGGTGTTTCAGAAGGTGGCTGAAGATTTCAGTAGCTGTGCTTTAGAGTTCATGCAAG AAGAGAAGGGGGTGGATCTCGGACAAAAGAAGGACTCTTATTTTGACAACTGCTGCCATAACTGA